Within the Hevea brasiliensis isolate MT/VB/25A 57/8 chromosome 2, ASM3005281v1, whole genome shotgun sequence genome, the region atatatttatttaaataatataatatattaatttaataattatatatttaatttaataataaaataaataatataatgtaataaatttataattttatatttatttaaataataaaataaattatatgatatatacccttattagtcatttcacatattaacagcaatagctaaatataattttaccaaacacttaatataaaacaaCTATCATCATTTATCGATTAtcactatcagttgtattcaacagttaatctAAACAGGCCCTAAATAAATACAgttaatattatattttctttcccCATAATAAAGTTATGAGTTTTAAAAATATGATTCTTCAAAAAACAAATTATATTACTCTATGATTAAAAAAAAGACTATATAAAATTGccagaaattgagaaatttatgataaaataatTTCCCTTTTCACCGTAATGGTAAATAATTTTAGAAAAACTAGATAGAAAGACTTGAACTCGAAATCTCCTACTCTACTATTTTATATAGGGTTATACACAGTTCTTCTAGTCTCAAACCGAACTGAAGAACCAtacaaaaattattttgatactttaatttAGTTCTAATTCTTCATTAAGTATCAAACTAAAACCATATCAAAACAAAAACGAGAActaaatttatacatatatttttctatatttttttttgaTATATCATATACTTTCAATACAATTAtatgtattatatatttatatataattttgtacTAAATATCaactaatattatattttatttttttatattttcttaataatttaattataaatacattaaattactttataattcttaattatataagTGCTATTATACTATATATTTATGTgttaattcttaattttatttgtatctttaagttaaatattatataattaataaattattaaaatgtatattatataatatatttaatcttaaattatacATGCATcttatagttaaagattatattatttaaaaatagctaaaagatatattatataatatattatgtattaataattcaattcaaaactttaatgttaattaagtatattttttatgaaaataattatataaaattattttaaaaattgagaaCTAAACTGACGTAATATTGAACCGAACTAAAACTAAAGAATCAAAAATAGTATTGAATTAAAATCGAAACAATAAAAAACCAAATCAGAATTATATCAAAATTTCAGTTCAGTTCTAATTTCTAAACAAACTCCAAACTAAACGAAAACCACACACCTTTACTTTTAAGGCATAAAAAACCAACCAAGTTATCACTTATCGGCATAAAACCATTTGTTAGCATGATAGCATTAATAAactacacacacacatatatatatatatatatataaaagggaaATCGACTCCATACCGCTTATTAAAAAATAAAGGGGAAATCGACTCCATACCTGTAATTGATCTCCGATGTTGACAGTGAATGTATATGGTATAGGTTTGACAGCAACCCAATTGCCATTTTGGAGGACCTGAAGTCCTGGTACATCATCCTGAAGGAGAATGGTAATCACATTAGGATCTTTGTGTCCAGGTAATCCATAAGTCAGCTCTGGCTGTGGACATGGAGGATAGTAATTAATTGCCATGTGTTGTCCATGCTTCCCCAGTGCCCCATTTATGTATTCCCTTTGTAGACCTAAGCTTTCTGATATTGCTTCGAGCAGTCTTAGTGCTAATCCTCTTGTATGCCTGCAATACTCACCAGCAACGTCTCTGTATACCCCAGTCCCCCCCACCCGCCACacccaaaaaataaaaaatcatgtCATGCGCCCATCAAAAGAGCCAGTACTCAAATTTCTAGCTAGTCAGAATACCTGAAAGATGGAGGGTTGCTGGGCCATTCCTGTATGTAGTCCTCTAAAGGGTGGCAATGGAGTCTCAAGAAATCTCTCCAGTTGGATGCCTTTTCAGTTTTCACATTGAAGCTTGTGGAGAGTCTTGTTGTCTTCATTGGATCTTCGGAGTAATTCTTCAGCCTCTCACTCTCTGGCAAATGAAAGAATTCCTTCGATACGCGCAGCATTTCATCGATCAGCTTCTTCGAAATCCCGTGGTTCTTAACCTTATCATCAAGAAATTTATACAACACATGCAAGTGCTGGGTTACAGTTcgtccataaaaataataataataataataataatcccaCAAAGAGTAAGAAAAATTATGTCCACCTGAAAGAAACCATAGTCTTGGCAAGCTTTGCCTATGTCTTGGATCAGGCTAAATCGATCAGGACCATCGAGGCCTTGGAGATCAAAAAGAGGAATGAAACCATCCGAGGTCTGAACTTCACTAAAATTTGGTCTATCAGATGAAGGTCGGATGTAATTTGAGGGAACATAGTTTACTGTAGACGCAAGGTCAGATAAAAGTGGCTTTGCAATAGCCATTGCAAATCAAAAAATATTGATCCCGAGCCTTTCCAACAATTCCACTATTAGTGACGAAATTTTGAGTGGGTGAGTAATGAGCTAATGTACTGTTGTCTCCCTACTTATATATAAACAGTCACCCAcgcaaaaaattaattaaagtagcttaattaagataaaagttgataaaaatattttttcacaCATGTTAACAAATTGTTGCCATTAATCTACAATGACAAAactaattatcttttttttttaataaaattgactTGTTAAACATTAAATGTAattattgttaattaaaaaaaaaaacaaatgttTTATATCTAGTTAGATTCAATAGCTAACTTACTGTACAGAGCCAGATCATTAGAGTCTCCATTCTTTTAATTCTCCATTCATGAAAAAGAAAGCTCATTTACAGCCTTCTTAATTTCTCACCCAATAACGTTTCATAGCTTCTGCTTTGGGAATTTACACATTGCATATGAGTTTGTTAGAGAAACAaccttaattaatttgattacctattatatatatatatgagttaaGGCTTGTTACTATACTTGAtggtctaaaattaaaaaaatttatccaatttttctcaaatttaattttttttaaaatatttatgaaaaataaattcaattaaaaaatataaaaatttattttaacatCTTAATTTTAAATGTCTTTTATCACACTCACAAATATTTAATAGATCTatgaattataaatatatatatatatatatatatatatatatatatatatatatatatatatatatattttaaaataattatttctaataatttaagAGACTATGTATACaagatattttaataaaaaattacactaattatttttattaaaatatcttGTATACATCATctcttaaattattatatatataaaaatgatATAATAGATTAAATCAACCTAAAAATTCTCTAACAttatccaaaattttaaattttttaatatttgaacaaATTGGGTTTTAATATTATTTGAATGTCAAATTATTTAGTCTCTTATTTGACCACATAATGAGGATTATTTTTGTCTATATAGAATCTCTATATTCAAATTACGAACGCAATTATTGATATTTATCCTCCAATTTAGCATTTGATTATTTGTTGTGGTCCTATAATTCTAGGCTGTGGATTGAGCACATTGATTTTGAAAATCTCAGTTACTTTCACGGggatgaaattgaatttattgaattacttcttatttaaatattaaaattttataaaaattcaatttaattaatttttttattaatttttatatttaaaaatctaatctctttatttaaaaattaaaattttacaaaaatttatttttattattttttttatcaattatcatattTAGAAtgaaacaattaaatttttaatttaaaagattatttaaaaaaaatagacaTCAAACATAATTATATGAgaatttaactgatttttttttataaatgatttATTCTAAATGAAACTAATAAATCaaagaatttaattcttttttacttaaaaattcattttaatataaatgaaaattagacaaaaaaaataatattattatgtgagaattaaattaaatatttctttttttttttctttcaaatgaAGAGTAtgtatttgaatttcaagtttgcatAATTACCCATAAAAACACATTCAGTTAGTGATGCGTATTGCATGGTTTTTCTCAAAATTATTGGATGACAATATTGGCAGgactctaatatatatatatatattgatagaTTCCTTTTGAATTAAGCCATCCGACTTTGCTTAGCTGATCTGGACTTATATCTGCTTAAGAAAGAGCTGTTGGCAGAAAGATAAGCGCGTTGAACAAATGGCAGCAGAACTGCAGAAGCAGCCTAACGTCCCCAACAAAACTTTACTAATGTCTATCAACAATGTCTTGTTCCTTGACGAAACTGAAAGCTTTAGCACATGTCTTACGAAGGGTTCTGATGGTGTAACATCATCGTGCATGCATCACAGGAATTGCTGTCACCAACCATGGGAGGTGGCTGCAACCATTGAATCTTGAATTTGGCCCCTATGACTAGTAAAATACTAAAAGCCATCAATGACAAGAACACAATTTTCTCAATTCTGTCGCTATGCTGAAGTGTAGAGATTAATTTTCTACCTGTTTTCTTGTATTTGGGTGTAGTTCATTTGTGATGGGTGTTGGGACCTTGGGCTTGTCTTGAATCAACTTGATCCCTGTTAAAGAACTACATAAATGATTTGGACCAACAAGACGATGTCAATAGGCTCTAACTAGGCCAGAATCGTGAATCAATAGTAAGTGCCTTACCGGGAGGCTCATCTACAATATTGGGCCATCTACTGGCCCATTCATTTCTATCCATCCACATGTCAGCATAACTATTGCATGCACGTCTCTTCTCGAAGAAATCTAGGAAAGCAATTTGCATAAaaagatattttaataaaaataaatatatcaataataattattaattttttaaaaataaatatttaataattacaaatttataaattatctatatatgaataatattaatttaattaaaaataatttaattaaatttctttcaCTTTTAAAATATAAGGAGTGGTAGGTATTGTATTTGAactatttatttttaagaaaattatttatatgaaatattttatatttttatttaaattttaattagaaatttttataaggatatgattttttatatatatactaataattaataagtgaaaaatattatataaatgaatttaattataatttttttaaaaaatattttcaaaataaaaaagataattttaattttataaattttattataatttatataataattttttactaaTTAATCATTAAACAAGTCATGTTATGTGGTATTACCGTCGAATTATATAATTTCTGCTAAACAAGTGGCTACAATGAAACCACCATCAAAAGGTCGGCTGCCAAGCTGTCACACTGCACGAACTGCACCAAACTGTAAACTTCGCTCTCGTTTGGCTACTTTTCTACAAACCGCCACGTAGCGGTAGCAATCTCCATGTTGGCATAATACCGTCCGCTTTTTACACTGTCCATACACACGTACTACCGGATAAAACCGGTCCTTCTAGAGGTACGTCACCAATGGGGCTCACGCAAGGGCAGAGCTGAATGCGCTTTTACGCAGATAACCTCAGAGGGAGTTAGAGTTTGTGGCTGATATTCGAAGATGAATGAACAGGCAATTGGGAAAAAGAAATTCAGAAAAGTGCAAGGGTGGGCTTTAGCCTAATCAGCCACTAAATCTTCGCCACATGGCATCATCCGCCCCGTTTTCTCCTCAGTTTACCCTTTACTTCATTTGCAGCCTCAAATATAATTTAGCGAAtttttaaacaaaaataaatCCACAAGAAATTATAGTGGCTGAGATTGCTCCTTTGTACCCAATTGCAGTTTGTGGTGTTTTACGTCTCACCGTCACCGAGACTCCCTTTCACTTCTCTCCTTTCCTCTACTGCGGCCTTTATTTCTCTATACGAATTccattccattttctctttttttttttcctctcctgATTCCAACACACCATTGCCGGAAACTGTTAGTTCCCATGTGAGTCTCCAGTGAGTCCAGTACGTGTGTGATCGCAGACTCCATCCGTGCTTCCGCAGTTGTAATCCCCCATGGCTTTACCGGAAGGTACTTTCTCTTGCATTTTCTAGGGCTCTTTCCCTATTCAACTCTCCATTTGGTTGCCGAGAAAAATTGACGAGGAAATCTGATTTCTACTAAGCCAAGTTCACTTTGCATCTTGGCTTCGTTTGCTctttagtattattattattattattattatttaacttGTGATATGAAAAAtattggatttgaatttttggtgaATGTTTCTCGGCAACCAAGGAGAGGATTTCGTATTTGAATAGTTTTGATGTATTGGTGAATTTGAAAGGTGGATATATGCAAGTGCTTGTTGATTACTGATTCAAGtttttttcctccttttttttCTGTATCCTCT harbors:
- the LOC110661672 gene encoding protein DMR6-LIKE OXYGENASE 1-like, whose protein sequence is MAIAKPLLSDLASTVNYVPSNYIRPSSDRPNFSEVQTSDGFIPLFDLQGLDGPDRFSLIQDIGKACQDYGFFQVKNHGISKKLIDEMLRVSKEFFHLPESERLKNYSEDPMKTTRLSTSFNVKTEKASNWRDFLRLHCHPLEDYIQEWPSNPPSFRDVAGEYCRHTRGLALRLLEAISESLGLQREYINGALGKHGQHMAINYYPPCPQPELTYGLPGHKDPNVITILLQDDVPGLQVLQNGNWVAVKPIPYTFTVNIGDQLQVISNDRYKSVLHRAVVNSMEERISIPTFYCPSPDAVMGPAPPLADHHLHPPIYSNFTYSEYYKHFWNRGLATESCLDIFKKQETYHA